The genomic segment GCGTACGGCGTGGTCCCAGGCGGCCTCGTACTCGGCCATCGGAACGGCGCCCTTGCCCGGCATCCACCTGCGGCGTACCTCGTCGTCGAGCGACTCGACGTGGATGCCGATCGACGCCGCGCCGGCCGCGTGCAGCTCGTCGATGGCCGAGAGTTCGCCGGGCGGTTCGATCTGTACCTGGATCGGCAGGCCGGGTACGGCCTCGCGTACCGCTCGCACGGACCGGGCCAGGTTGCGCGCGCCGCGATCCGGACCGGTGGTGGTGCCGGTTGTCATGACCATGTGTCTGACGCCGTCGAGCCGCACCGCCGCCGCGGCGACCTCGGCCAGTTGCGACGGCGTCTTGGCCGCGACCGTGGCGCCTGCGCGCAGCGACTCCTCGATCGTGCAGAACCGGCAGCGTTGCTCCTCGGCGTACCGGATGCAGGTCTGCACCACGGTCGTGGCCAGCACGTCCCTGCCGTGCAGCCGGGCGATCTGTTCGTAGGGCACGCCGTCGGCCGTGCTCAGGTCGTAGAACCTGGGCCGGCGGACGAGCTCCAGCGACAGGCCGGTGTCGACCTCGCCGAGCCAGAGCCGCTCACCGCGTACCTGATATGGGCTTTCGGGGTTGATCGGCAGGGCGGCGTTGGCACCGTCGATGACCAGGTGCCCATCGTCGCTGGGCCCGGCGCCGGCCGGGCGCCGCACGGGCGCCTCGACCCGCACACCCCGCACGGCTATGTCAGTCCGGATGCCAACGCTCACCGTTGCCACCTCAGAACATGTAGGTCGAGTTGATGATCGCGCCCTTGCGCGCGTAGTGGATCAGCGCGTCCTGGACGTCGAGCGGGTGCGTCGGGATGACGCCCTCGATCAGGTCCTCTTCGCGGGCGCCGTGCAACGACAGCCCGAACCGGCAGCAGTACACCTTGCCGCCCTCGGTGATGAACGTCTTGAGCGAGTTGTTGATGTTGTGCTCGCCCGGGAAGGCCGACGCGCCGGTGGTCGGGAAGCCGCGGGTGGCCAGGCAGTTCAGCGAGCCGGGTCCGTAGAAGTAGATGGCCGACTCGAAACCCTTGCGCAGCGCCCGGGTCGCCTGCAGCACGGCCACGAAGCTGACCGACGACTCGTGCGCGATGCCGTGCACGAGAGTGAAGTAGCTCTGCCCCTCCTCGGCCTTGTAGTCGGGGAAGACCTTGGTGCCGCCGTAGATGCTGGAGCCCTCCGCGAGCGCGGGGTGCGGGATCTCGTTCAGGCTCTGCTGTTCGAGCTCGGTGAGGTCGGTCATGGTCGGTTTCTCCTTCAGGCGTAGAGCTTGTCGAACGTGGTCTGGAAAACGGCTTCGGACAGTTCGGCACCGCCTACTGCGGTGCTCAGCCGGGCCAGCTCGCCGGCGTGGTCGCCCCACGGCTCGTCGCTTGCGAACAGCACCCGGTCGTGCCCGAGGCCCCGGCGGTCGATCTCGGACACGAGCCAGCGCGGGGCGAACCCGATGGCCCAGGAGAGATCGGTGTAGACCTGCTTTCCTGCCGCCACCCAGTCGAAGAACCGGGTGCCGATCAGCTTGATGTGGCCGCTCATCCCGCCGCCGAAGTGCACGAGGTGCACCCGGACGTCGTCGGCGTACCGGTCGACCAGTTGGCCGACCCGGTCGATGTCGGAGGCGGCGCCGGGCGAGGTGTGTACGTGGACGACCAGGTCGTGGGCCCGGGCCGCAGCGAAGATCGGCTCCAGGCCGGGGTCGTCGACGGTCCCGCCGAGCAGGAAACTCACCTTCAGCGCGCGGACGCCGTCCTCGCCGGCCAACCGCAGCGCGGCCGCGGTCCGCTCCCGGTCGCGGTCCTGCGCCGAGACCCAGAGTCCGCAGCGGATCCGGTCGTCGCGCTGGGCCGCCTCGACCACGAGTTCGTTGAAGCCGAACGCGACATCCGGGTCGGGCACGCCGTAGTTCGGCAGGACCAGGGCACGGGCGGTTCCCTCGGCGTCCAGGTCGGCGATCAGCTCGTCGATGGTGGCGCGGGCGGTGGTCGCCGGGCTGACCGGCGGTCCGCCGTAGAACGGGTACGCGGGCAGCACGCCGAGGTGCCGGTGCGCGTCGTTCAGGCTGCTTCTCATGCGGCGGCCCGCTGGGTGAACCAGTCCAGGTCCGGGTACGTCTCGGTCGGCGTGCCGGCGAGCCAGCTGACGCCCTCGGTGATCCGCTCGCGGCGGGCCGCGGCGATTCTCCCGATCAGGTAGCCGGCGTCGCGGGCCACCCCGGCGAACCGTCCGGAGCCCCAGGTGTACTGCCAGGGCAGGCCGATGAAGTAGAGGCCGGGGCAGCTGGTGACGCCGCGGGCGTGGGTCGGGTAGCCGCGGCCGTCGAAGACCGGTACCTCGATCCAGCGGTGGTCGCGGTGGAAGCCGGTGCTCCAGACGACGGCCCTGATGCCCTCGGCGGTCAGGTCGATCGCCGTCGCGCCGTCGGTGGGTTGCCACACCGGGACGTAGCGGTCCTCGGCCGGTGCCGCGATGCCCGCCGCGGTGATGTGGCGGTCGATGGCATCCTTGATGCCCTCGGCGACCGCGTCGGCGCTGTCCAGATTGGCCTTGAGATCGTCGCCGAAGGTCACCGTCGATCCGCGCACGCCGGTCAGCCGTCCGTGCAGCCGCATCCCCTCGGTCGCGAAGGCTCGCAGGTCGATGTCGCGGCCACCGTCCCGGCCGGTCATGTAGTGGTTGGCGCGCAGCCGTACCTCGTCCGCGTCGCCGAATTCGTCGATGCCCCTTGCGTAGTGGCCCATCTCGTCCAGCCAGGCCAGGGTGTCGCGGCCCCGGTACCGGCGGGCCGCGCGTGGGGCACTGCCCACCGCGAGGTGCACGCGCCGTCCGGCCAGGTGCAGATCCTCGGCGATCTGACAGCCGGACTGGCCGGTACCCACCACCAGCACGGCGCCGGCCGGAAGTTGGTCCGGGTTGCGGTACTGCGACGAATGCAGCTGTGTGACGTCGCCGGGCAGCCGCTCGGCGATCCGCGGCACGGCCGGGTTGTGGTACGGCCCGGTCGCGACCACCACCTGGTCCGCGGTGCAGGTCCCAGCCGTCGTGACCAGTTCGAATACCCCATCCGGTGTACGCCGCAGCCGGTTCACCGCGACGCCCTCGACCAGGGGTGGGTCGAAGCTGGCGGCGTACTTCTCCAGGTAGCTCACGACGTCCGCGCCGACCATGAAGCCGTCCGGATCGCTACCCTGGTAACCGAAGCCGGGCAACTGGCACTGCCAGTTCGGGGTCACCAGGCAGAACGAGTCCCACCGGCGGTCGCGCCACTCGTGCCCGACCCGGTCGCGCTCGATGACGACGTGGTCGACACCGTACTGCCGCAGGTACCAACTCATCGACAAGCCGGCCTGCCCGCCGCCGACCACTGCGACCGCCCGGTGTGTGCCGTCGAGCTTCACGCCTCGATCCCTTCCACGGTGACGTCCCCGTCGCCGTGGAAGGCGGCGACCCTCGCGATGTCCGCCATCGACCGGACCGCTCGTTGACAGGGGAAGCCGAATGCCGCCTCGACCCGGTCGCTGGCGGTCGTCAGTGCCGCGCGCCCCCGGGCCACGAAGTCCGCGACCGGCAGTCGCTGCCCGGGTCTGAAGTAGTCCTCGACGATCGTCGAGGGCGAGTAGATCCGTTGCCTCGACCCGTCAGGCCAGCGCACCAACACGTACCGTTCCGGCATGGCGGCACCTCATCCGACCAGGGGAATTGCGCTGTTCGTGAGAGCAGTCAAGGCAGCATCGATTTCGCCGCGGTTTCATCCGGAACAAGCAGGCGTTAGAAGGTCCGCACAACGACCGGGTGTGTCCGGAGCATTTCGGGCCTGCAGCGACTGCGTGAGCCAGCGTTTCGAAACCGCGTCGTCACCCGCAAACGACTGCCGACAAGGTGCACGCGATCTGGCAACAACCGGACCACCGGCTCGACTCGTACCGTGGGTGCGGTTTTCCGTACCTCTGCCGTTGAGGT from the Solwaraspora sp. WMMD1047 genome contains:
- a CDS encoding MSMEG_0568 family radical SAM protein; amino-acid sequence: MSVGIRTDIAVRGVRVEAPVRRPAGAGPSDDGHLVIDGANAALPINPESPYQVRGERLWLGEVDTGLSLELVRRPRFYDLSTADGVPYEQIARLHGRDVLATTVVQTCIRYAEEQRCRFCTIEESLRAGATVAAKTPSQLAEVAAAAVRLDGVRHMVMTTGTTTGPDRGARNLARSVRAVREAVPGLPIQVQIEPPGELSAIDELHAAGAASIGIHVESLDDEVRRRWMPGKGAVPMAEYEAAWDHAVRVFGRNQVSTYLLIGLGEDPDELVAGAAGLIDRGVYPFVVPFRPTVGTLARRDGVPGPTPALVRDVTVRVAALLTDAGMLGTDQKAGCAACGACGVLRAAGA
- a CDS encoding MSMEG_0572/Sll0783 family nitrogen starvation response protein encodes the protein MTDLTELEQQSLNEIPHPALAEGSSIYGGTKVFPDYKAEEGQSYFTLVHGIAHESSVSFVAVLQATRALRKGFESAIYFYGPGSLNCLATRGFPTTGASAFPGEHNINNSLKTFITEGGKVYCCRFGLSLHGAREEDLIEGVIPTHPLDVQDALIHYARKGAIINSTYMF
- a CDS encoding amidohydrolase family protein — its product is MRSSLNDAHRHLGVLPAYPFYGGPPVSPATTARATIDELIADLDAEGTARALVLPNYGVPDPDVAFGFNELVVEAAQRDDRIRCGLWVSAQDRDRERTAAALRLAGEDGVRALKVSFLLGGTVDDPGLEPIFAAARAHDLVVHVHTSPGAASDIDRVGQLVDRYADDVRVHLVHFGGGMSGHIKLIGTRFFDWVAAGKQVYTDLSWAIGFAPRWLVSEIDRRGLGHDRVLFASDEPWGDHAGELARLSTAVGGAELSEAVFQTTFDKLYA
- a CDS encoding MSMEG_0569 family flavin-dependent oxidoreductase, with protein sequence MKLDGTHRAVAVVGGGQAGLSMSWYLRQYGVDHVVIERDRVGHEWRDRRWDSFCLVTPNWQCQLPGFGYQGSDPDGFMVGADVVSYLEKYAASFDPPLVEGVAVNRLRRTPDGVFELVTTAGTCTADQVVVATGPYHNPAVPRIAERLPGDVTQLHSSQYRNPDQLPAGAVLVVGTGQSGCQIAEDLHLAGRRVHLAVGSAPRAARRYRGRDTLAWLDEMGHYARGIDEFGDADEVRLRANHYMTGRDGGRDIDLRAFATEGMRLHGRLTGVRGSTVTFGDDLKANLDSADAVAEGIKDAIDRHITAAGIAAPAEDRYVPVWQPTDGATAIDLTAEGIRAVVWSTGFHRDHRWIEVPVFDGRGYPTHARGVTSCPGLYFIGLPWQYTWGSGRFAGVARDAGYLIGRIAAARRERITEGVSWLAGTPTETYPDLDWFTQRAAA
- a CDS encoding MSMEG_0570 family nitrogen starvation response protein; translated protein: MPERYVLVRWPDGSRQRIYSPSTIVEDYFRPGQRLPVADFVARGRAALTTASDRVEAAFGFPCQRAVRSMADIARVAAFHGDGDVTVEGIEA